From the genome of Pseudomonas yamanorum, one region includes:
- a CDS encoding MerR family transcriptional regulator, with translation MRIGELAQASQVSRDTLRFYEQRGLIAAQRSANGYRDYPADMVQLVLYIKTAQRLGFSLGEIGNSVGALWQAPDPDSAVTQLLQDKLNLIETRIAELDQLRQELQQRLGQRCPLNP, from the coding sequence ATGCGTATCGGCGAATTAGCCCAGGCCAGCCAGGTCAGCCGCGACACCCTGCGCTTCTACGAACAACGCGGATTGATTGCCGCGCAACGCAGTGCCAACGGTTACCGTGACTATCCCGCCGACATGGTGCAGTTGGTGCTTTACATCAAGACCGCCCAGCGCCTGGGCTTCAGCCTGGGTGAAATCGGCAACAGCGTCGGCGCACTATGGCAAGCTCCAGACCCCGACAGCGCCGTGACCCAACTGCTGCAAGACAAGCTTAACCTGATCGAAACCCGCATCGCCGAACTCGACCAACTGCGCCAGGAGTTGCAGCAAAGGCTCGGCCAGCGTTGTCCACTGAACCCGTGA